In Nicotiana tabacum cultivar K326 chromosome 17, ASM71507v2, whole genome shotgun sequence, one DNA window encodes the following:
- the LOC107791132 gene encoding uncharacterized protein LOC107791132 — translation MKWGKKKPSTSLINHVFPVSWLSKFKQKKNGNTEHQEAAKMKHKGKVNLTSLTSPTTNVSLKEGRFYGGDDDDDPYWRLSFTEDRFEAHPQNQQIQNPLWNGSYDECDQVSAWNSKILLAEENHEFNNMVSRKIAEKHKKMWIAQKEAEFSNRKRNAIKDEKLRKLSRKALEERIAENAKEPDQQEEEEEEEEEEEEEEEEEEEEEEEEEERATEMIEKDIFEIEPENEKVMQKRKEKSRAYCTRKTRSVTDSSQNTVKETYMFESLNLEDEADELSEEEFESECLEMKDKKIKDMSEKSEYQQRKSVYINQKRRRKHGVKIRAYSPRTTAKIECRIKALEDMKKAKMKMRQETKSGGDRTVFDSYAVVKSSFDPFRDFRESMLEMITQRGIKNSEELEELLACYLTLNCDEYHDLIIKVFRQVWFELNQVNIGAGLQNCCCSDDLTIA, via the coding sequence ATGAAGTGGGGAAAAAAGAAACCTTCAACTTCATTGATCAATCATGTTTTCCCTGTTTCTTGGCTGTCAAAATTCAAGCAAAAGAAGAATGGCAACACTGAGCATCAAGAAGCAGCAAAAATGAAGCACAAGGGCAAGGTGAATTTGACTTCTTTGACTTCGCCGACGACGAATGTTAGCTTGAAAGAAGGCAGATTCTATGGtggagatgatgatgatgatccttaTTGGAGGCTTTCTTTTACTGAAGACAGATTTGAAGCTCATCctcagaatcaacaaattcagaACCCACTCTGGAATGGTTCTTATGATGAATGTGATCAAGTTTCAGCTTGGAATTCCAAGATTCTTTTGGCAGAAGAGAATCACGAGTTCAATAATATGGTTTCAAGAAAGATAGCGGAAAAGCACAAGAAAATGTGGATTGCACAGAAAGAAGCAGAATTCAGCAACAGAAAGAGGAATGCTATCAAAGATGAGAAGTTGAGGAAACTGAGTAGAAAAGCTCTGGAGGAGAGAATAGCAGAAAATGCGAAAGAACCTGatcaacaagaagaagaagaagaagaagaagaagaagaagaagaagaagaagaagaagaagaagaagaagaagaagaagaagaagaaagagcaaCAGAGATGATAGAGAAAGATATATTCGAAATAGAGCCGGAGAATGAGAAGGTAATGCAAAAGAGGAAGGAGAAATCAAGAGCCTATTGTACAAGAAAGACGAGGAGTGTGACTGATTCCAGTCAGAATACAGTCAAGGAAACTTACATGTTTGAATCTCTGAATCTAGAGGACGAAGCTGATGAATTgtctgaagaagaatttgaatcAGAATGCCTAGAGATGAAAGACAAGAAGATCAAAGACATGTCAGAGAAAAGTGAATATCAGCAGAGAAAATCAGTGTACATAAACCAGAAGAGAAGACGAAAACATGGTGTTAAAATTAGAGCATATTCACCAAGAACAACAGCCAAGATAGAATGCAGAATCAAAGCTCTTGAAGACATGAAGAAAGCAAAGATGAAGATGAGACAAGAGACAAAATCGGGTGGAGACAGGACAGTTTTCGATAGCTATGCTGTTGTGAAGAGTTCATTTGACCCTTTCAGGGACTTCAGAGAGTCGATGCTTGAGATGATAACACAGAGAGGGATAAAAAACTCAGAGGAGCTTGAAGAGTTATTGGCTTGTTATCTGACACTGAATTGCGATGAATACCATGATCTCATTATCAAGGTCTTTCGACAGGTATGGTTTGAGCTGAACCAGGTCAATATTGGAGCAGGATTGCAGAATTGCTGTTGTTCTGATGACTTGACAATTGCTTAG